AACTGGAAACATCCCTTTTTCAACTCACTTGGGGCAGAGATTCTCCAGCTGTCTACAGAGCTCCTGGATATAGATAGACCCATCTTTGGTGTGCCGGAAGGACAGATAATGCTCTACCGTGGCCATTCCAATTAGAAAATCTGCTTCTTTAGGAGGCAGAACCATACGAGCATCCTCTTCATACCCTCCTTCTTCTGTACAGTCCTGTCCATCCGGCATCCACACAGCCTCCTGGCCCAAATTACCTTGGCAGGCCTGAATGAAAAACAGCTTGGGCTTGCTGGCCAAGGTGTTGCATGTAGCAAAGGGCAGTGTGAGTTCACGGATCTCAAGCGGTTGGCCATCTACGCCCAACACGGCACCTTTCTCTCCGTGGGAGAGGACACAGCAGGCGAAAGCGTCCATTTGAGTGTGATCCCTCTTGGCAAACTCCTTCACCACATCGAGCATGTCTAAAGCATTCAAATCGTCGTGCACCTCGACCTCAAAATGCATTTTCTCAAACACTCTTTTAAGGTCctctaaaacaaaaatacatatttttttaagtttagttCTGTAAGAAATACAGTTGTCTTCAGTAAAGTAACAGAATTGTATAAAATACCTTTGTCCTTTTCTGTGCCTCTCCGGTTGCGCAACTTTTTGCACATTTCGAAGTTGTAGTTATTGACGATGAGACAGTATCCTACAGGCTGATGGCTAATGGTATAGTATTCATTCTATATgaatgcaaaacaaaagaatAGTTTCAAAATTTGAGCCCTATGCCTCAATCCGGCAAAGAGTTCTATACAAGAAATATcctatacatacacacacacacacgcacacacacatataacaaattaaatgtaatctGTCTTTACATCTTCAACTTTTTCTAGAGGCTGTGAATCAGTAACAAGATTCCCAGAAGAGTCCCTCCTTgctaaaagcaaaaaaagacaTGCACATAATGTCAGAGTGCTGTTTTCTGGTTACTTTTCTGAGTACTTAtttctgtaaaaacaagaatgtATAACTTACATGCAGGTACCTCTTTCTCTATAGGCTgtgttaaaatcaaataaaaggcATTAAAGCACATACTGATCCCTCATACATATGAAAAATGTGCTCTTCTGGACCTGTTTGAACCTAAAAACATATGTTCCTGAACTAAAGATGGTTGCTGTACAGGCCTGGCAGTGCATCATCAGTTTTGGCGACCTGATTAAACAAATCTGACCTAAATTAAAAAGTTGCTTAAtgtattaaaaacacacacatctgaaTTTTACTGTAACATTAATGACCACTGTCACACTTCCCTCTTACATTAGCAATACTTACTTCAGGATGGTGGGGTCTGGAGGGCTGACGGTTAGAAACTTCCTGTAGAGGAGGTCTGCCCCCTACTGGACAAAAACATATgcatatgttttatataatttaagaaACATCTCAAACACATTAAGATTTACATAATCATTGAAAACGGAAAACaatttgatttttatttgtaCCTTGTCTTATGTGCATATACTTGAAATCTTGTATCATGCTGGCCAGTTGTTTGTCACACTTTTCTAGAATTCTTTGCAGCTTATCTAGTTTGTCTTCTCCAAGCATCTGCTGCTTTTCCATCTCAATCAAAATGTCTAGTAATGACTGTATAATAAAAGCCACATAGAGTTACAATTACTTATAAAACaccttttatttacaaattataTTATCAGCATTACAGCTGAATTCAGAAAGGCTAAATCCAATATTCAATAGGTcatgtattattttacatttttacacaacTTACAGAAGATGTTGCAAGTTTTGATTTGGGAATCTCCTCAGAGAGAAGGAACTTCACTGCACTAAGGTTTTCTTCAGTCATGCCTTCAGACAATTTATAAAGCATCTTTCTGTGATGAACAGAGAGACAAAAATGTAAGATCAAGAATTAACTATAAAAAAACTGTAGCATTTCCCAAATTAACTATTTAACAGACGATACAGCCCTTGAGAATTTACTTCTGTATGTGTAGTAAATAAAGATCTACTTCAAAATCTGTTACATAATAAGAGAACTGCTTTGAAAGATTGCTAAACAACCTAGAGTTCACATTCTTCATACCTGTATGGTGAGACCCCCTTGCTTGTGTCACGTGTTAGCAGATGCCTCTCCACCTCCTCTCTAGACGTATTCAGGATGACAAGCAGGTCAAAGCGCCCAATTGTGATGAGAAGCTCAGGGATGAGCAGACCATCCTCGAGCAGTCCCTGCTCATCCAGTCGTGAAAAGAGATCTTTGGCATCACTTACTCTCTCCAGACGCTTTTTCTGAAGCAGATCCGTGTCCGTGCACAGAAACTTAAGCTCGGCCACTTCCTTACTTGTCAGGTCCTCATCAATCTCAAGAAGCTTCAGAGTATTCATGTTgagctaaaaaaaaaataagaagaTACGTTAAAGGAATAAAGATTATAAGGAGAATGAGATATGACTGAACGCAAAAACTTTGTCAGATCATAAGAAAAAAAATtttcatgtatgtatgtaaaaataACAAGTAACAATAGTATAAGTGAAACTGAATTAATGGTTGTCATAaggaaatgtgaaatccattattTCATTCACTTCTCTCTCTTTGAGTCAATGAAAACGTCATCAATCAAGTTGGTGAATTTAATGAAGTTGGTCATTAATGAAGTGGTGCATGAATGTggttcatttaaacatttttttgtgtgttcaactgttaatttgttattttataaaatatacacaatctACCCTGAGTCATCCTGTGTCTTAACTCTGTACTTGAAATGTGGTTaatctagtgactgaaaaggctATACcatgatttattgtttattttacttgatattagggctgtgcaaaaatatcgatacatgtaactatcgcaatatttttttttcaatagtgtatcgatagtgatacctctactaacgatattttttaaaatcatgtcatatacatacatacggccaaaagtaagtggaagcgagcatggcgaaaaatataagaccgcttcgagctctcagagctgatgtgtgggtgtgctctggttttcaaaataagtcatggagtaatgagttatataaattaatgctgtttgtaggcttcgcaagtcatgacacaagtcacttggctactgcagtgcattagacagaaagtttattaagaaaagtaacaaggacatttattgtgctttcacggatgtgacaccagcgcatttacagcacggatgaagcaggggttttatactgcccatgttcagtgttttaactgtaatcagggctcgacattaacgcttgtccgggacaagtaaatgttttgtatgggcaagtgagagagaattttacttgcccgaccggacaagtaacttgaaaaatgaacagtgcgacatacagtatatgtagaataataagaatatatgcattagcagagctgcgtgtttgtcgtggttgtgctcgtttgtgtgtgacaataatcaatggcgcaccgcacaGAGTCCACGCGGAcacggaatcctgttatttaaatgtcatctggctgttctggtgtctgagtgaattatgtgcacagtttaacatacaacacgagtgatggtcgaggatttatctgtgctgcactgtatgaggatatgaacacatgaacttcatctccagagttgctctgatagtttattttacgagcgttttagtgtttgagtgaagctatctgcaaacaagcttCTTCCCacagacccgtcaaaataaaagtcccgttaaattgagcactcagacaaaaaatactgtagtgtactattgaaaattgaagtgcccttgtagtaaattgataaacactgtatactatagtaaagttcaaaaacaatatagtaggaattttactgcagtttactatagtaaaagtactgtagtaacctacagtaatttatgtggacaaatataccactattgtatagtaaaaaaggaaaaacacagaacttagaaatattaaaacaaatttaggtaatctaaaaatgatatggccctaatttatccatctgtatgtaacattaatgtcttttgtcagttatctgcctattcatgatgaactacacttgcacatttctgcctgtgctaccaaactttaaacctctctagcaccagtgctatgtgcaaaaaaagttaatttacagccttaacactaataataattactgcttgcctttgttttatagcagtcacggagagtaggcctataaccaaattcaggcagcCAAAGCGCACACTAGTTAatatgcttagaagcaaacttgaccaatctaaatccgaaacaattatattatattataattcaaatgaaatatcattttttttatctttggacaagtaatttttgtactcggacaagtgaatgtcaaatttacttgtccgaaggacaaccacatgacaatgcttaatgtcaagccctgtgtaatgcaccacaacagccaagtgacttgcgtgagccgccttattcccctgtgcaacccacttgaggggcgcaatccacagtttgagaacccaaacctctgatctaaaggtccatgc
The Triplophysa rosa linkage group LG7, Trosa_1v2, whole genome shotgun sequence genome window above contains:
- the LOC130556428 gene encoding caspase-8-like isoform X4; this encodes MNTLKLLEIDEDLTSKEVAELKFLCTDTDLLQKKRLERVSDAKDLFSRLDEQGLLEDGLLIPELLITIGRFDLLVILNTSREEVERHLLTRDTSKGVSPYRKMLYKLSEGMTEENLSAVKFLLSEEIPKSKLATSSSLLDILIEMEKQQMLGEDKLDKLQRILEKCDKQLASMIQDFKYMHIRQGGRPPLQEVSNRQPSRPHHPENEYYTISHQPVGYCLIVNNYNFEMCKKLRNRRGTEKDKEDLKRVFEKMHFEVEVHDDLNALDMLDVVKEFAKRDHTQMDAFACCVLSHGEKGAVLGVDGQPLEIRELTLPFATCNTLASKPKLFFIQACQGNLGQEAVWMPDGQDCTEEGGYEEDARMVLPPKEADFLIGMATVEHYLSFRHTKDGSIYIQELCRQLENLCPKKEDILSIMTKVNWEVSAQMLNGHKQMPEPRYTLRKKLVLPMD
- the LOC130556428 gene encoding caspase-8-like isoform X2, with the translated sequence MNTLKLLEIDEDLTSKEVAELKFLCTDTDLLQKKRLERVSDAKDLFSRLDEQGLLEDGLLIPELLITIGRFDLLVILNTSREEVERHLLTRDTSKGVSPYRKMLYKLSEGMTEENLSAVKFLLSEEIPKSKLATSSSLLDILIEMEKQQMLGEDKLDKLQRILEKCDKQLASMIQDFKYMHIRQGGRPPLQEVSNRQPSRPHHPEPIEKEVPASRRDSSGNLVTDSQPLEKVEDNEYYTISHQPVGYCLIVNNYNFEMCKKLRNRRGTEKDKEDLKRVFEKMHFEVEVHDDLNALDMLDVVKEFAKRDHTQMDAFACCVLSHGEKGAVLGVDGQPLEIRELTLPFATCNTLASKPKLFFIQACQGNLGQEAVWMPDGQDCTEEGGYEEDARMVLPPKEADFLIGMATVEHYLSFRHTKDGSIYIQELCRQLENLCPKKEDILSIMTKVNWEVSAQMLNGHKQMPEPRYTLRKKLVLPMD
- the LOC130556428 gene encoding caspase-8-like isoform X1, whose amino-acid sequence is MNTLKLLEIDEDLTSKEVAELKFLCTDTDLLQKKRLERVSDAKDLFSRLDEQGLLEDGLLIPELLITIGRFDLLVILNTSREEVERHLLTRDTSKGVSPYRKMLYKLSEGMTEENLSAVKFLLSEEIPKSKLATSSSLLDILIEMEKQQMLGEDKLDKLQRILEKCDKQLASMIQDFKYMHIRQVGGRPPLQEVSNRQPSRPHHPEPIEKEVPASRRDSSGNLVTDSQPLEKVEDNEYYTISHQPVGYCLIVNNYNFEMCKKLRNRRGTEKDKEDLKRVFEKMHFEVEVHDDLNALDMLDVVKEFAKRDHTQMDAFACCVLSHGEKGAVLGVDGQPLEIRELTLPFATCNTLASKPKLFFIQACQGNLGQEAVWMPDGQDCTEEGGYEEDARMVLPPKEADFLIGMATVEHYLSFRHTKDGSIYIQELCRQLENLCPKKEDILSIMTKVNWEVSAQMLNGHKQMPEPRYTLRKKLVLPMD
- the LOC130556428 gene encoding caspase-8-like isoform X3 — translated: MNTLKLLEIDEDLTSKEVAELKFLCTDTDLLQKKRLERVSDAKDLFSRLDEQGLLEDGLLIPELLITIGRFDLLVILNTSREEVERHLLTRDTSKGVSPYRKMLYKLSEGMTEENLSAVKFLLSEEIPKSKLATSSSLLDILIEMEKQQMLGEDKLDKLQRILEKCDKQLASMIQDFKYMHIRQVGGRPPLQEVSNRQPSRPHHPENEYYTISHQPVGYCLIVNNYNFEMCKKLRNRRGTEKDKEDLKRVFEKMHFEVEVHDDLNALDMLDVVKEFAKRDHTQMDAFACCVLSHGEKGAVLGVDGQPLEIRELTLPFATCNTLASKPKLFFIQACQGNLGQEAVWMPDGQDCTEEGGYEEDARMVLPPKEADFLIGMATVEHYLSFRHTKDGSIYIQELCRQLENLCPKKEDILSIMTKVNWEVSAQMLNGHKQMPEPRYTLRKKLVLPMD